The proteins below come from a single Parageobacillus toebii NBRC 107807 genomic window:
- a CDS encoding THUMP domain-containing class I SAM-dependent RNA methyltransferase: protein MGSITLIATAAMGVESIVADEVRRLGYECQVENGKVTFTADELAICRANLWLRTADRVKLKVGEFKATTFEELFEQTKALPWADYLPVNANFPVIGKSVKSKLFSVSDCQAIVKKAVVESLKKHYRVSWFEETGPLYRIEVALHKDIATLTIDTSGAGLHKRGYRTLQGEAPLKETLAAALVQLTNWTPDRPFVDPFCGSGTIPIEAALIGQNIAPGFNRDFVSEQWDWIGEKTWERAREEAEDLANYDQPLDIFGFDIDHRMVEIAKTNALEAGFADLVSFKQMQVKDFRTRKEYGVIVGNPPYGERLGERREVEAMYRDMGKTFSALDTWSIYILTAHKEFEKHYGKKATKRRKLFNGFIETHYYQYWGPRPPKEKDIAERK, encoded by the coding sequence ATGGGTTCGATTACGTTAATCGCTACGGCGGCGATGGGAGTGGAATCGATCGTCGCCGATGAAGTGCGTCGTCTCGGTTATGAGTGTCAAGTGGAAAATGGAAAAGTGACGTTTACCGCTGATGAGCTGGCGATTTGCCGCGCTAATTTATGGTTGCGCACCGCAGATCGCGTGAAATTGAAAGTCGGAGAATTTAAAGCGACAACGTTTGAGGAGCTGTTTGAGCAAACAAAAGCGTTGCCATGGGCGGATTATTTGCCGGTGAATGCGAATTTTCCTGTCATCGGAAAATCAGTAAAGTCAAAGCTTTTTAGTGTTTCCGATTGCCAGGCGATTGTGAAAAAAGCGGTGGTGGAAAGTTTAAAAAAACATTACCGTGTTTCATGGTTTGAAGAAACCGGACCGCTTTATCGCATTGAAGTAGCCTTGCATAAAGATATTGCCACATTAACCATTGACACAAGCGGAGCAGGGCTGCATAAACGCGGTTATCGCACCCTCCAAGGGGAAGCTCCATTAAAGGAAACATTAGCAGCCGCGCTCGTGCAGCTGACGAATTGGACGCCGGACCGGCCATTTGTCGACCCGTTTTGCGGATCGGGAACGATTCCGATCGAGGCGGCGCTGATTGGCCAAAATATTGCGCCAGGATTTAATCGTGACTTTGTCTCTGAACAATGGGACTGGATTGGTGAAAAAACATGGGAGCGAGCACGGGAGGAAGCAGAAGATTTGGCCAACTATGACCAGCCTCTCGATATTTTCGGATTTGACATTGACCATCGCATGGTGGAAATCGCAAAAACAAACGCACTGGAAGCCGGATTTGCCGATTTAGTGTCATTTAAGCAAATGCAAGTAAAAGATTTTCGCACACGCAAAGAATATGGCGTGATCGTCGGCAATCCCCCGTATGGCGAACGGCTTGGCGAGCGTAGAGAAGTAGAAGCAATGTATCGGGACATGGGCAAAACGTTCTCTGCCTTAGATACGTGGTCCATTTATATTTTGACGGCGCATAAAGAATTTGAAAAACATTATGGAAAAAAAGCGACGAAGCGCCGCAAATTATTCAACGGCTTTATCGAAACACATTATTACCAATACTGGGGTCCGCGTCCGCCGAAAGAAAAAGATATTGCCGAACGAAAATAA
- the gpsB gene encoding cell division regulator GpsB: protein MLAGRIKLTPKEILEKEFKVSMRGYNQDEVDQFLDMIIKDYETFQQEIEQLQQENARLKRQIEELQKRPSAQAGTTNYDILQRLSNLEKHVFGNKLYD, encoded by the coding sequence ATGTTAGCCGGTCGTATTAAATTAACGCCAAAAGAAATTTTAGAAAAAGAATTTAAAGTAAGTATGCGGGGGTACAATCAAGACGAAGTCGATCAGTTTTTGGACATGATTATTAAAGATTATGAAACGTTCCAACAGGAAATTGAGCAGCTCCAGCAAGAGAACGCTCGTCTGAAACGGCAAATAGAAGAGCTGCAAAAACGGCCATCTGCGCAAGCGGGAACAACAAACTATGATATTTTGCAACGGTTATCTAATTTAGAAAAACATGTATTTGGCAATAAATTATACGATTAA
- a CDS encoding DUF1273 domain-containing protein, which translates to MRVLAITGYKPYELNIFSNNHPAVSYIQLAIRRRLLSLLEEGLEWIVISGQLGVELWAAETAYDLREEYPQLQVAILTPFLNQEERWNEMNREYYEWIVSQADFVDSITKRPYESPAQFRWKNEWIVRKSDGLLIVYDEEKEGTPKYMLEVAKRKENYAIFPITFSDLQAIIEEAQINETQIDNRFDF; encoded by the coding sequence ATGAGAGTGCTTGCGATCACAGGATATAAACCGTATGAGCTGAATATTTTTTCTAATAATCATCCAGCTGTTTCCTATATTCAATTAGCGATACGTCGAAGGTTGCTTTCACTGTTAGAGGAAGGACTGGAATGGATTGTGATTAGCGGACAATTAGGGGTGGAACTTTGGGCGGCTGAAACAGCATATGACCTGCGAGAGGAATATCCTCAGTTGCAAGTTGCTATTCTTACGCCGTTTTTGAATCAAGAAGAACGATGGAATGAAATGAATCGTGAATATTATGAATGGATTGTATCGCAAGCTGATTTTGTCGACAGCATTACAAAACGGCCATACGAAAGTCCTGCACAGTTTCGCTGGAAAAATGAATGGATCGTCCGAAAAAGCGACGGTTTACTCATTGTCTATGATGAGGAAAAAGAAGGGACACCGAAATATATGTTAGAAGTTGCGAAACGAAAAGAAAATTACGCCATTTTTCCCATTACGTTTTCCGATTTACAAGCTATTATAGAAGAAGCGCAGATCAATGAAACGCAAATTGACAATCGATTTGATTTCTGA
- a CDS encoding CotD family spore coat protein, protein MHCGPHVLAPIVHPPRCCVQHHFQATIVPHIHPSHTTHVNHHLFQHQHYFPHTESVVNQVANQHCNFPGPAPFPWGC, encoded by the coding sequence ATGCATTGCGGACCACATGTATTGGCACCGATTGTTCATCCACCAAGATGTTGTGTACAACATCATTTCCAAGCAACAATCGTACCACACATTCATCCATCACATACGACACATGTCAACCATCATCTTTTCCAACATCAGCATTATTTCCCACATACGGAGTCGGTTGTCAACCAAGTAGCCAACCAACATTGCAATTTTCCTGGTCCTGCTCCGTTCCCATGGGGATGTTAA
- a CDS encoding ribonuclease H-like domain-containing protein, whose translation MSMKQKLARWKEQLASRASVQEERPGVLFEEQQEKEVPFLDEWQKKHVQPFFFDGDYCLIREVVYPLDYQHGRYRLGEFHHIHARWQDASFTHPLSSKGHEASDLFFFDTETTGLSGGTGHVIFLLGHARVYEDRVVVRQHFLPHPGAEVALYQSFLSEVDYTTLVTYNGKAFDWPKVKTRHTLIRDAVPKLPGFGHFDLYHASRRMWKQKLESVRLSNVEKEILQIEREEDVPGFLAPMMYMDFLSAPHPDRIFPVFLHNELDVLSLICLYIHLSKQLLEAPQLKDAFEQLETARWLETLGETNAAKNVYERVIEKETKESWQAKWQLSLLYKKEKRYEKAVDIWKELWQHGSDTWKMKAGVELAKAYEHYFRDAYMAHHYAINVYERWKTLSRSYKQRNTTQELELIRRIERLQRKLNH comes from the coding sequence ATGTCAATGAAGCAGAAATTAGCAAGATGGAAGGAACAACTTGCATCCCGGGCTTCCGTTCAGGAAGAACGGCCCGGTGTGCTCTTTGAAGAGCAACAAGAGAAAGAGGTTCCATTTCTTGATGAATGGCAGAAAAAACATGTGCAGCCGTTCTTTTTTGATGGGGATTATTGTTTGATTCGCGAAGTAGTATATCCGTTAGATTATCAGCATGGACGATATCGACTTGGAGAGTTTCATCATATTCATGCCCGTTGGCAAGACGCTTCTTTTACACATCCGCTTTCGAGCAAAGGGCATGAAGCGAGCGATTTATTTTTCTTTGATACGGAGACGACCGGGCTTAGCGGCGGAACGGGACATGTCATTTTTTTGCTTGGCCATGCCCGCGTATATGAAGATCGGGTTGTTGTCCGCCAGCATTTTTTGCCGCACCCGGGAGCGGAAGTGGCATTGTATCAAAGTTTTTTATCGGAAGTCGACTATACAACGCTTGTTACGTATAACGGAAAAGCATTCGATTGGCCGAAAGTCAAGACGCGCCATACGCTGATTCGTGATGCTGTCCCGAAACTGCCGGGGTTTGGCCATTTCGATTTATATCACGCATCAAGGAGAATGTGGAAACAAAAGCTTGAGTCTGTTCGCCTTTCCAATGTCGAAAAAGAGATATTGCAAATTGAGCGAGAAGAAGATGTTCCCGGTTTTTTGGCGCCGATGATGTATATGGACTTTCTATCGGCGCCGCATCCTGATCGAATTTTTCCGGTATTTCTCCATAATGAACTTGATGTTTTATCGTTAATTTGCCTCTATATTCATTTATCGAAACAGCTGCTAGAAGCGCCGCAACTAAAAGATGCATTTGAACAGTTGGAAACAGCTCGTTGGCTCGAGACGTTAGGAGAAACAAATGCCGCGAAAAACGTGTATGAGCGCGTGATCGAAAAAGAAACAAAAGAATCGTGGCAGGCCAAATGGCAACTATCGCTGTTATATAAAAAAGAAAAACGGTACGAAAAAGCAGTGGACATATGGAAAGAATTATGGCAGCATGGCAGTGATACGTGGAAGATGAAAGCCGGGGTTGAATTGGCAAAAGCGTATGAACATTATTTTCGTGATGCCTATATGGCGCATCACTATGCGATCAACGTATATGAACGATGGAAAACACTATCTCGTTCCTATAAACAGCGGAATACTACACAAGAGTTAGAGTTGATCAGGCGTATAGAACGGCTTCAGCGGAAATTAAATCATTAA
- a CDS encoding DEAD/DEAH box helicase, protein MKKKSLFELIEQLRNDPNVVYWHEIEPQEANTVPMPEHLDLRLRTALEKRGIASLYTHQAAAYEAVQNGKNIVAVTPTASGKTLCYNLPVLQAIAENEHSRALYLFPTKALAQDQKSELHEIIEEMGVPIHSYTYDGDTAPGIRQKIRKAGHIVLTNPDMLHSAILPHHTKWVALFENLRYVVIDELHTYRGVFGSHVANVIRRLKRICQFYGSKPIFICTSATIANPKELAERLTGEPMTLIDNNGAPRGRKHFVFYNPPVVHQPLNIRKSATVEVNRLAKQFLENGLQTIVFARSRVRVELILSHLQELIKDQLGAKTIRGYRGGYLPKERREIEKGLRSGEIIGVVSTNALELGVDIGQLQVCIMTGYPGTVASTWQQAGRAGRRHGDSLVIMVASSSPIDQYIVQHPEYFFGRSPETARINPDNMLILVDHLKCAAYELPFRQGEKFGDLEVEEVLEFLTEQKVLHYRAGKWYWMSDAFPAHDISLRSASQENVVIIDISKTGNHRVIGEMDRFSAMTLLHEEAIYLHEGVQYQVEKLDWEEKKAYVREVNVEYFTDANLAVQLHVLEEDRNEQRQLLSLHYGDVSVRAKATIFKKIKLSTFENIGSGPIHLPEEELHTTATWIELGEELSKMDAPMLEQALVGISNVLRHLVPMFVMCDRTDIHVVPQMKAPHSGMPTIFLYDRYPGGIGLSEAVFERYDEIMGEVKHLLERCPCENGCPSCIGVIEASNHSVKKNVISFLHKLLSK, encoded by the coding sequence ATGAAGAAAAAAAGCTTATTCGAATTGATAGAACAATTGCGAAACGATCCGAATGTCGTGTATTGGCATGAAATCGAACCACAAGAAGCGAACACCGTTCCGATGCCGGAGCATCTTGATTTGCGTTTACGAACAGCGCTCGAAAAGCGCGGCATCGCTTCTCTTTATACACATCAGGCAGCCGCTTATGAAGCGGTGCAAAACGGAAAAAATATTGTTGCCGTTACTCCGACTGCTTCAGGGAAAACGCTTTGCTACAATTTACCTGTACTGCAAGCGATCGCAGAAAATGAACATAGCCGGGCGCTTTATTTATTTCCGACAAAAGCGCTCGCGCAAGATCAAAAAAGCGAATTGCACGAAATCATTGAGGAAATGGGCGTTCCGATTCATAGTTATACATATGATGGCGATACAGCGCCAGGCATTCGCCAAAAAATTCGCAAAGCTGGCCATATTGTCTTGACAAATCCGGATATGCTGCATTCTGCGATTTTGCCGCATCATACGAAATGGGTGGCGTTATTCGAAAATTTGCGGTATGTCGTCATCGATGAGCTTCATACGTATCGCGGCGTGTTTGGAAGCCACGTGGCAAACGTCATCCGCCGATTGAAGCGCATTTGTCAGTTTTACGGAAGCAAGCCGATCTTTATTTGCACATCAGCGACGATTGCCAATCCGAAAGAACTAGCCGAACGCCTGACAGGGGAGCCAATGACATTGATTGATAATAACGGGGCGCCGCGCGGAAGAAAACATTTTGTTTTTTATAATCCTCCGGTTGTTCATCAACCTCTTAATATTCGCAAAAGCGCTACGGTCGAAGTAAACCGGCTAGCAAAACAGTTTTTAGAAAACGGCCTTCAAACGATTGTATTTGCCCGCAGCCGTGTGCGTGTCGAGCTGATTTTAAGCCATCTTCAAGAACTTATTAAAGATCAATTGGGTGCCAAAACGATTCGTGGGTATCGCGGCGGTTATTTGCCAAAAGAAAGACGGGAAATCGAAAAAGGATTACGGAGCGGGGAAATTATCGGGGTTGTTAGCACGAACGCGCTTGAACTTGGCGTCGATATTGGCCAGCTGCAAGTATGTATCATGACAGGATATCCCGGCACGGTCGCAAGCACATGGCAGCAGGCAGGAAGAGCTGGCAGACGTCACGGCGATTCCCTTGTCATTATGGTAGCGAGCTCTAGTCCGATTGACCAGTACATTGTGCAGCATCCGGAGTATTTCTTTGGCCGTTCTCCGGAAACGGCGCGCATCAACCCAGACAACATGCTGATTCTTGTCGATCATCTCAAATGCGCTGCATATGAACTTCCTTTCCGTCAAGGGGAAAAGTTTGGCGACCTCGAAGTGGAAGAAGTGCTTGAGTTTTTAACAGAACAAAAAGTATTGCATTACCGTGCAGGCAAATGGTATTGGATGAGCGATGCGTTTCCGGCGCATGATATTAGCTTGCGTTCTGCATCCCAAGAGAATGTCGTCATTATCGATATTTCGAAAACTGGCAACCATCGCGTCATCGGCGAGATGGATCGATTTAGTGCAATGACGTTATTGCACGAAGAGGCGATCTATCTTCATGAAGGTGTGCAATATCAAGTGGAAAAGCTTGATTGGGAAGAAAAAAAGGCATATGTTCGGGAAGTGAACGTAGAATATTTTACGGATGCGAATTTAGCTGTACAGCTTCATGTATTAGAAGAAGACCGCAACGAGCAAAGACAGCTGCTGAGTCTGCATTACGGCGATGTTTCTGTTCGCGCGAAGGCTACCATCTTTAAAAAAATTAAATTATCCACATTTGAAAACATTGGCTCAGGGCCGATCCATTTGCCGGAAGAAGAACTACATACGACGGCAACATGGATCGAATTAGGAGAAGAACTATCGAAAATGGACGCGCCTATGCTCGAACAAGCGCTCGTTGGCATTTCAAATGTGCTTCGTCACCTCGTACCGATGTTTGTCATGTGCGACCGCACCGATATTCACGTCGTACCACAAATGAAAGCACCTCATTCCGGAATGCCGACGATTTTTTTATACGACCGTTATCCAGGCGGCATCGGCTTATCGGAAGCGGTTTTTGAGCGGTATGATGAAATCATGGGAGAAGTGAAACATTTACTTGAACGCTGCCCGTGTGAAAATGGCTGCCCTTCTTGCATTGGGGTGATCGAGGCAAGCAATCATTCCGTGAAAAAAAACGTAATCTCATTTTTGCACAAGCTTCTAAGCAAGTAA
- a CDS encoding IclR family transcriptional regulator, with protein MERENLVKSVSRALHIIDIVSSEKDGLGVTEIAKQMDINKSSVYRILSTLAQYGYIEQDKETERYKLGYKFLDISSKLLESIDLRREAKPYLRELEKETNEVIHLVVYDQGEVIYIEKLEGTETLRMHSKVGKRAPMHCTGVGKAILAHLPLNVVLEIIDRKGLPKHTDFTITDRDELLKELEKVKQKGYALDLEENEYGIRCIAVPIFDYTGSVVAAVSISGPTIRMTDERIEKLQERIRHIGRQISERLGYRQK; from the coding sequence ATGGAAAGAGAAAATTTAGTGAAATCGGTAAGCCGGGCATTACATATTATCGATATCGTTAGTTCCGAAAAAGATGGATTAGGCGTGACGGAAATTGCTAAACAAATGGATATTAATAAAAGTTCTGTGTATCGTATTTTGTCAACGCTAGCTCAATATGGGTATATCGAACAAGATAAGGAAACGGAACGGTATAAACTTGGCTATAAATTTTTGGATATTAGTTCCAAATTGCTCGAATCGATTGATTTGCGGCGAGAAGCAAAACCGTACTTGCGAGAGTTGGAAAAAGAAACGAACGAAGTCATTCATCTTGTCGTATACGATCAAGGAGAAGTCATTTATATTGAAAAATTAGAAGGAACAGAAACGTTGCGGATGCATTCAAAAGTAGGAAAAAGGGCGCCGATGCATTGCACGGGGGTTGGAAAAGCTATTCTTGCCCATTTGCCTTTAAATGTAGTGCTAGAGATCATCGATCGAAAAGGATTGCCAAAACATACGGATTTTACGATTACGGACCGGGATGAGCTTCTAAAAGAACTAGAGAAAGTAAAGCAAAAAGGGTATGCGCTTGATTTAGAAGAAAACGAGTACGGAATTCGTTGTATTGCTGTTCCTATTTTTGATTATACTGGAAGCGTTGTCGCCGCGGTCAGTATTTCTGGTCCGACGATTCGCATGACAGACGAACGAATAGAAAAACTTCAGGAACGCATTCGGCATATTGGCAGGCAAATATCCGAAAGACTTGGATATAGACAAAAATAG